Sequence from the Exiguobacterium aurantiacum genome:
CAGCCGAGCGAGTCCGTACACGCCGTATTCGATTCTCTTCAATGGGGAAGGAGTGTGCGAAGGATACGCGTTAACGACGTTACTTCTATTAGAAGCGGCAGGGGTGGAAGCACGATATATCTCTGGAGAGGCTGGGACGGAACTACATGCGTGGAATCTCGTGAAGCTCGACGGCGCATGGTACCACTTGGACACGACGTGGAACGATCCGGTGCCGAACCGGCCGGGTGAGGTCGGGTACGATTATTTCTTGGTGTCCGATGCGACGCTTCAGAAAGATCATACATGGGAGGTCGGAGATTATCCGGTAACCTCAATAGCTGACTTCCGGTAACTCGTTAACTTAGGAATATATTAAAAACCCTGAATGGCGGCACTCGAACGTGCGCATTCAGAGTTTTTGTGCCATCTTCAATTGTCTCAATGGATGGCCGAGAATGTCTTCAAATATCGTTCAAAGTCTGCTCTATCTAGCGGTTTGGAGAGTAGGTACCCTTGGCCGAGCGTACAGCCGTTTTGCTTGAGAAATTGTAGTTGGAAATCGGTCTCGATCCCTTCGGCGATGATGTCCAAATCGAGGTTCAACCCAAGCTCGATGATGGTTTTGACCATCGGCGAAGATGCCGATTCGTCCAATCCTCTCACAAACGATTGATCAATCTTTAACGCATCAATCGGCAGATGTTGAAGGACATGCAAGGAAGAATACCCCGTACCGAAATCATCAATTGAAGTTCGGACACCGAGTTCTTTCAACTGATGCAAGATAATTGTCGTGTCTTTCGTGTTCTGCATGATGGATTCGGTGATTTCAAGTTCAAGACAATGTGGACCGAGCTTCGTCTGGTCGAGGATGTGTCTGACCGAATCGATGAATGCATCGTCCTCTAACTGAATGACAGAGACGTTTACGGCGACGTGCAACTCGGTCGGACCAAGAGACTGCCAAGCTTTCACTTGCTCACACGCCTTCCGCATGACCCAGCACCCGATGTCGACAATCATCCCAGTCTCTTCCGCTGCAGGAATAAACTCCATCGGCGAGATGATGCCTAGTCTAGAATGATGCCAGCGCAACAGCGCCTCTACCCCATCCAATTGGCCAGACTGTAAATTGATTTTTGGTTGATAGACAAGATGGAATTGCTTTTCCTCGAGCGCGTACTTCAATGCTTTTTCGATTTCCATCTTGCGTTGGATTTTGGTCATCATCTCGCTGTCGAACACGAGATAATTGTTCTTGCCATTCTCTTTCACCTCATACATGGCGACATCGGCCTTCGTCAACAAATCCTCTGCGTTTTTCGAGTGGTCAGGGAATAGACTGATGCCGATGCTCGGGGTAAGGTTCATCGTTTTTCCGGCGACCGTCATGTCGATTACGAAGAGATCGAGTAAGGCGTTCGCAAAGAAGCGGGCGTGTTCTTCTGAGCCGTTGCGTAACAAGACGACGAACTCGTCCCCGCCAAGTCGATAGAGACGCTCCTTCTCCTTGATGATTAGCCCGATATGCTCGGCAACGGCAATCAGCACACGATCACCAATCTGATGACCGAGCGAATCATTGATATATTTGAACCGGTCCAAATCGATCATCAGTAAAGCCAAACGCTCGTGCTCAGACGATACGTGTCGTTTTAGATCGGTGATGAGACTATGGCGATTGGGCAAGCTGGTCAGGCTGTCGTGAAACGCCAAATACTCCATTTGAGATAGAATCTGTTTATTCTCTCGAATCATGAAAAATTGTCTCCCGACAATTAAAAAATACGTGACAATCAAGGCGACGCTCAACACGTTGAAATGCCAATCATAGCTATTTATGACGAGCACAATCAATAAGATTCCGCTCGCATAAGGCAAATACAGTTCATATTCGGGATTCAGAATCGTCCTATGCTCTTTCCATGTATCCGACGGCCGTTCCCGATATAGCAACCCGGTCAACCCGATGAAAAGAGGGGCAATCGTCCATAACAGATACATGGTCGAGGTGGTGTCAGGATATGAAACGACCATCATGACATCGGCTGTCGCCTGTAGGATTAGTCCGGTCACCAAAAATAAGACTGCGCGCTCCGTTTTTCCGGCTTGGACCATATAGTAGAGAATGATGCCGAGAAACAGGATGCCTAGATCGACGAATTGATAAACGAACGTGATCGCATAAATGTGGAACGGATAGTCAGCTGCTAGATGGAACGGCTGAATTAAAAAATGATAGCTGACGGACATAGCCACGATCATGTAGATGGAGAGATTGAATCGATAATGGCGATCACTGAGTAAAAATCCTCCTGTCTGGGTTCGATTGACGAGTGCCATTAAAAATAATGGATAGGACATAATCCAGAACAAGTTCGCGACAAAGCGTCTTGACGGGTTCAAGTACTGCATGTCGAGCAGTAGCCAAATGAAGTTACCGAGAGTCAAAGTGACCAATGCCAGCAAGATGTACCACCAATACCGTGGACGGGTAGGGTGGCGACGCAACGCCATGATTATCCAGCTCAAACCAATCACGCTTGCGAAAAACGGGAAGGCGCTGTGTCCTAGAGGATGGCGCTGATCGAGCAACATAAGCATTATCGTACAGATCAGAAAAAT
This genomic interval carries:
- a CDS encoding putative bifunctional diguanylate cyclase/phosphodiesterase, whose product is MLALVTLTLGNFIWLLLDMQYLNPSRRFVANLFWIMSYPLFLMALVNRTQTGGFLLSDRHYRFNLSIYMIVAMSVSYHFLIQPFHLAADYPFHIYAITFVYQFVDLGILFLGIILYYMVQAGKTERAVLFLVTGLILQATADVMMVVSYPDTTSTMYLLWTIAPLFIGLTGLLYRERPSDTWKEHRTILNPEYELYLPYASGILLIVLVINSYDWHFNVLSVALIVTYFLIVGRQFFMIRENKQILSQMEYLAFHDSLTSLPNRHSLITDLKRHVSSEHERLALLMIDLDRFKYINDSLGHQIGDRVLIAVAEHIGLIIKEKERLYRLGGDEFVVLLRNGSEEHARFFANALLDLFVIDMTVAGKTMNLTPSIGISLFPDHSKNAEDLLTKADVAMYEVKENGKNNYLVFDSEMMTKIQRKMEIEKALKYALEEKQFHLVYQPKINLQSGQLDGVEALLRWHHSRLGIISPMEFIPAAEETGMIVDIGCWVMRKACEQVKAWQSLGPTELHVAVNVSVIQLEDDAFIDSVRHILDQTKLGPHCLELEITESIMQNTKDTTIILHQLKELGVRTSIDDFGTGYSSLHVLQHLPIDALKIDQSFVRGLDESASSPMVKTIIELGLNLDLDIIAEGIETDFQLQFLKQNGCTLGQGYLLSKPLDRADFERYLKTFSAIH